One Helicobacter ganmani genomic region harbors:
- the serA gene encoding phosphoglycerate dehydrogenase — protein sequence MAKYTIVVCDHIHQSGLDLLSKDIEVEMLNLASLPKEELKKELYRADVAITRSSTDVDMNFLESATKLRAVVRAGVGVDNVDIENSSKKGVVVMNVPTANTIAAVELTCAHILNTIRRFPEANAQLKVERKWKREDWYGTELKDKKLGIIGFGNIGSRVGKRMKAFEMEVIAYDPYINPTKATDLGIGYTRNFDEILSCDIITIHTPKNKETINIINKEQITKMKDGVILINCARGGLYNEEALYEALESGKIRFAGIDVFAKEPGNSNKLLDLKNIYVTPHIGANTLESQEKIAIQAAEAALEAARGSSFPNALNLPIKENELPSFMKAYLELVQKMAFFAIQINKDEVRSITLEAEGEIRDYLASLSTFALVGILNATIGDKVNYVNAPYVAKERGIEVKLEGKESQSAYKNQIKLTLLTQNGEFSVSGAVFNESTPKIVNINNFALDIEPKGKMILFRNDDTPGVIGFVGTTLAKHNINIADFRLGRYKKEALALIVVDDVVSQEVLNELASLEACISIKYAIL from the coding sequence ATGGCAAAATATACGATTGTTGTGTGTGATCATATTCATCAAAGTGGTTTGGATTTGTTGTCAAAAGACATAGAAGTAGAAATGTTGAATTTGGCGAGTTTGCCTAAAGAGGAATTAAAAAAAGAGTTGTATAGAGCAGATGTGGCAATTACTAGGAGTTCAACAGATGTGGATATGAACTTTTTGGAATCTGCAACAAAATTGCGTGCGGTTGTGCGTGCAGGAGTGGGGGTAGATAATGTAGATATTGAAAATTCTAGCAAAAAAGGTGTAGTAGTAATGAATGTTCCAACTGCAAATACCATTGCTGCAGTAGAGCTGACTTGCGCTCATATTTTAAATACGATTCGTAGGTTTCCTGAAGCCAATGCACAACTAAAAGTGGAGCGTAAATGGAAGCGAGAAGATTGGTATGGAACAGAATTGAAAGATAAAAAACTCGGAATCATTGGTTTTGGGAATATTGGTAGTAGGGTAGGCAAACGTATGAAAGCTTTTGAAATGGAAGTGATTGCTTATGACCCTTATATTAATCCAACCAAAGCCACAGATTTGGGTATTGGATACACAAGAAACTTTGATGAGATTCTAAGCTGTGATATTATCACGATTCATACGCCAAAAAACAAAGAAACCATTAATATTATTAATAAAGAGCAAATTACCAAAATGAAAGATGGTGTGATTTTGATTAACTGCGCACGTGGAGGTTTGTATAACGAAGAAGCACTTTATGAGGCATTAGAATCGGGCAAAATTAGGTTTGCAGGGATTGATGTTTTTGCCAAAGAACCGGGGAATTCAAATAAATTATTAGATTTAAAAAATATTTATGTAACGCCGCATATTGGTGCAAATACTTTAGAATCTCAAGAAAAAATTGCTATCCAAGCAGCGGAAGCTGCTCTTGAGGCTGCACGCGGTTCAAGTTTCCCCAATGCACTGAATTTGCCCATCAAAGAAAATGAATTACCAAGCTTTATGAAAGCCTATTTAGAGCTTGTGCAAAAAATGGCATTTTTTGCGATTCAAATCAATAAAGATGAAGTGCGTTCCATTACTTTAGAAGCGGAGGGAGAGATTAGAGATTATCTTGCTTCGCTTTCCACCTTTGCATTAGTTGGAATCCTTAATGCAACGATTGGCGATAAAGTCAATTATGTCAATGCACCTTATGTTGCTAAAGAAAGAGGCATTGAAGTGAAACTAGAAGGAAAAGAATCGCAAAGTGCCTATAAAAATCAAATTAAGCTGACTTTACTTACTCAAAATGGTGAATTTAGTGTCAGCGGAGCCGTCTTTAACGAATCTACGCCAAAAATTGTCAATATTAATAATTTTGCATTAGATATTGAACCAAAGGGAAAGATGATTTTATTTAGAAATGATGATACTCCCGGTGTTATTGGATTTGTTGGCACGACTTTGGCAAAACATAATATCAATATTGCCGATTTTCGTTTGGGACGTTACAAAAAAGAAGCATTGGCTTTGATTGTGGTAGATGATGTTGTTTCTCAAGAAGTATTGAATGAGCTTGCGAGCTTAGAAGCATGTATTTCTATCAAATATGCAATCTTGTAA